The following proteins come from a genomic window of Larimichthys crocea isolate SSNF chromosome III, L_crocea_2.0, whole genome shotgun sequence:
- the gas1a gene encoding growth arrest-specific protein 1a, producing MASSGALTQSVCRSVWPLGCVLLFFGYLSVASPSHGRRLICWQAIMNCQAEPECNYAYEHYTRACGPVLSGQRKKCPSHCISSLVQLNLTKSGPALEDCSCAHDPLCTSTKRAIEPCLPRTTSTGCTEARRQCERDQQCSSAMHDYLNHCGKLFSGAICTNACRNVIANMRKIPKGQQLDTCMCDGTERAICEFVKSSMKALCFDSPMREESSGNDYEEDGDDVDPSDSDYIEELESGASLPAAHCVLTLLATILALLPLI from the coding sequence ATGGCAAGCTCTGGCGCACTGACGCAGAGCgtctgcagatctgtttggCCTCTCGGTTgcgtgcttttgttttttggctaCTTATCCGTGGCCTCGCCGTCCCACGGTCGGCGGCTGATATGCTGGCAAGCCATCATGAACTGCCAAGCCGAGCCCGAGTGCAATTACGCATACGAACACTACACACGCGCATGTGGCCCCGTGCTGTCCGGTCAGAGGAAGAAGTGTCCGAGTCATTGCATCTCATCACTAGTCCAGCTCAATCTGACCAAAAGCGGGCCGGCTCTGGAGGACTGCAGCTGCGCCCACGATCCGTTGTGTACGAGCACCAAACGGGCCATCGAGCCCTGTCTGCCCAGGACTACCAGCACCGGCTGCACGGAAGCTCGGCGCCAGTGCGAGAGGGACCAGCAGTGCAGCTCCGCTATGCACGATTATTTGAACCACTGCGGGAAACTTTTCAGCGGGGCGATCTGCACGAACGCATGCCGGAATGTGATCGCGAATATGCGTAAAATACCCAAGGGTCAGCAGCTGGACACTTGTATGTGTGACGGCACGGAGAGGGCTATCTGTGAGTTTGTCAAGAGTAGTATGAAGGCTCTGTGCTTTGACTCTCCCATGAGGGAGGAGAGCAGCGGGAACGACTACGAAGAAGACGGAGATGATGTCGACCCCTCAGATTCGGACTATATAGAGGAGCTGGAGAGCGGAGCCTCTCTTCCAGCGGCCCACTGTGTTTTGACCCTGTTGGCAACCATTTTGGCTCTGTTGCCCCTCATTTAG